The genomic region TTTGCGGGTGCTTCTAAAACGATGTCATTCTTAGGCGCTTTATCTGACCAGTCACCGCCATTGATCATGGGTAAAACAAAAGGCATAAAATAAAAGCCGACTAACTGAACGAGTAGAATACTGGTAAATTTCTTTTTTTGATAAGATGATAAGCTGGCTTTTCCAGCGCGTTTTCCGTAGGGGGACTTACCTTTGAAGAGCAGCATAGCACTAATGATAACAACGATCCCCGTATAAAGAGTCTGATACCAGAAATTGGGGCTCTTTCCAAAGAAAAAGAAAAAATCACCAAAGGGATCATTGATTCCCAAGGCATTGGTGATAACTGCCGGGTAAGATTTCATCGTGTAGATGAAAATGATGGCAGGGAGAAATAATACTAAGAAAATCATTTCTAGTTTTGAGCGTTTCATCTATTTTATAACCTTGCGTTTTATAAGTACTTGTTCAAATCTAGATTGCGGGAAAGAGGATTGCGAGTTTTTTTAGGCCAATATTGGGTGAAGGAATTCTTTAAGTTTAGCTATATTAATGGTACCCTTTAGTAAAAGCTTAATGACTGGTGAAGCACAGTGGGTGCAGTCCAGTACGTCGTATGAGTAAAGAGAAATGCCATGCTCAATATAAGAAGGTTTATCATAGTGCTACGCCTAAATTTATTATCCGATGGGAGCTTATTCAGAAAGAATGGTGAAAGCTTACAGACTCTGGTATATTTTCTTTCAATTAATCATTTCTCATCCATCTGAAGCTGTATAGATTTCGATCTTTGTTTATGGTCCCTTAACAGTTTTACTTAAAGAGAGCGAACACAGTTAACCCAAGTTAGGTAAAGAAGTGATGGTCTATGATTTCCATAGAAAATCACTGGTAATTCAATCCTCATAAAGCTACTTTAGATCAAGTGCTATTATGCTTTCGATTTCTTTGAATAAATTAAGCCAATAAATGACATTATGGATAACTGGTTAACACGCGAGACGCTACTCATACAGGTCAGGAACCGCTATGATGAGAAATCATGGGCGGAATTTGATGAGTATTATAGATCCTTTATCAAAATGATAATCACTCGTATGGGGGTTACACACCACGATGCCGAAGATTTAACTCAACAAGTTTTACTTTCCGCATGGAAAGCACTTCCCGATTTTGATTACGATACGAATAAGGGTCGTTTTCGTGGTTGGCTTTGCCAAGTGACGGGAAATGCGACTAAAAACTTTTTTGATAAAAGAAAGCGTGAAGTCAAACGGCATGAAAAAGCCACCAGTGATAGAAGCCTAGATTATATAAAAACTTATAATCAAGCTGATATCGAACAGATTGCCACGGAGGAATGGGAAGTTTACATTTCGAATTTAGCTTGGAAGAATATTGAGACTGAGCTTGCCGATAAAGTCCGTGAAGCATTCCTTTTATTAACTCAGGGAAAGGACCCTGCCGATATTGCTCTTGAGCTAGATATCGAGCGCAACACTATATACGTCTATAAAAAACGAGTGACGAAGTTACTCTATAATGAGATTAACCGCTTAGATCGCGAACTGGGTTAATAAGTCATTTAAAAACTAAGTCAACACCACGTTCTAGAAGTTGTTTCTGTATATAAGGTGATACTCCATTAGTATCCAATGTGAGACGCTGCAAACTCATGAGGTCTAATAAATGAATATCAAAATTTGTCCGTAAGCCGACGATATTTAATTCTTTTAAAGGTAAATTTTTCAGGACCTGTAAGTCAATAATATTCGTATAACTAATATCTAATTTTGTGATTTTCATTGATATCAGTGGGTTCAAATCAGCCACCTTGGTACGCGATACATTCAATTCCTCTAAGTTCATATGACTAATCGGGTGAAGGTAAGAAACCCCCGTTCCAGATATATCTAATGACACTAATGGTAAAGCCGAGACTGGTGATAGAAAATTAAAACTTTCTGCATTTATCTTTAATTTTTTGTTCAATTCATCATAAAGCCAATTTTCCGGTAGAACGCTACTCTCCACGCTTTCAATAAGCTTATACACACCTACTGCTCTAATCAACTGAGGCTGATTAACACAGAAAGAGGCCACGACCCGACGACCACCGGGTCGAGTACTACAGTACTTTAATAAACTCAAGAGTTCCTGACTCGAAGTTGGCTCATTTAACTTGCTAGCCAATTCCATATAGCCCTTTAAATCTTCACCACTGGCACGATCAAAAGCTCTCAATGCTTCAGTATATTTTCCTTGCCCCAAATAAAGTTTGCCTAACAAGTAATGCGCCGCTTTGTTTTCCGGAACAAAATCTACGACTAATTCGCAGTAATAAAACGCTTCATTAAAATGATGTAATTTTTCTGCGCGATAAGCATTTTTATAAAAGTGAACCGCGGCTTTTTTTCGTAAATTTAAGCGTAGTTGCTTTTCTGTCTCGGCTTTATCACGCGCAGCTAAAGCGCGTTGTTCACGATCGGCTAATTGTACGATAAAAATCAGCGTTAAACTACTAATCAATGTAATGGCACTTGCAATAGTGATCGCAATTCGGCGATTGCGTTTCATTAATAAACAAAATTGTTTAAAGAAACTAGCGTGTTCAGCTTTAGGTGAAAACCCACCTAAACAAGCGCGCACGTCATTTAAGAGTTCTGTCACATTGGCGTAACGATCCTTAGGATCATCTGCCATTGCTTTGAGTATAATCGCTTCGAGGGAACTTGGTAAATCTTTAACAATCAAGCTAGGCAATATAAAATTACCTTTAAGAGAGTTCTTTAAAACTTGGTCTGCACTCTCACCTTGAAAGGGGCTCTTGCCCGTTAATATATTATAAAGCAGGATACCTAGGGAATAGACATCGACTCGTTCATCTAATTTAAGCTGGCCCGTAAGTCGTTCCGGTGCGATATAACCTGGTGTGCCCTGTAATGTTTCAGAAGTATGGTTTATCCATTCATTTTCCTCATCTTTTTCAAGAGCTAAACCCCAGTCACACACAATGACTTCGCCGTAATCGCCCAAGACAATATTATCGGGTTTCAGGTCCATATGTAAAATACCTTGGGCATGGGCGGAACTAATGGAATCACAAACTTTAACAAAAATATCTAAAAGTTTGACTCGGTTAAAATTTTCATTGGATTCTAAGCTACCATTTTCAAGTAAGTCTTGAAGTGAGCTTCCTTCGATGAGTTTCATTGAGAAATAAGGTTTATCCTCATCCATTCCCACTTTATAAACTGGCACGATATTCTGATGCTGAAGTCGAGCTGTAAGCGAGGCTTCCTTAAGAAAATCAAGTATCTGTCGTGATGAAGGTTTTTCAGCTTTCAGTGTGGCATGGGCAACTTTTCTCCCCGTAAAACGGTCTTTCACAACAGTTATTTTTTTGAGCCCTCCAGAGGCATGGAATTGCGTATCATCAAAACGATTAGCGGCAATTAGTTCATCAAATTTTTGCTGAACTAGTTGTCCTTCTTCATCTTGGCCGTCATCAATATGCTGCTTAGCCTCACGAAAATATTGAGCCATATTCAAGTTTATTTCATTAAGAGGTAAATCCGAATTTTTTTTTTCCATAGTCAAACCAGCGCATATTTGATTCATTGTTGATTAAGCTAAACCTTAAGTACTCCTTGTGCAAAAGATATAGCCAAATACTCTATTTTTTTTGGCCCTTAGTAATCATTTTTTCTAATTGCTGACGCAACTTAAGTTTTATCTCCTGGTATTCGGGATTCTTTATAAAACTCGATTTCTCTGAGGGGTCTTTTTCATAGTCATAGAGTTCTTCGGCAACGATAGGACCCTCAAGCTCTCCTTTACGGTAATCCATCTGTTTCCACGCCGTATAACGGTAACGTTTTGATCGAACAGTGTAACCCATCGCGTCCTTGCCATTGATTGTTCTGGGATATTGAGCCATTTCAACTTCTTTCACCATAGCTTCAGCATTATCCAGAATCGGCTTCAAGCTTTCTCCCTGTAAATGCTTTGGGATAACTAAACCCGTCAAATCACAAAGCGTAGGGAAAATATCGACTAAGCCAACAGGCGATTGCGATGATTTTCCGATAGCTTTCATCCCTGGCGCTGAAATAATGAGTGGCGAACGTACCGCCTGCTCAAAGTTACTGTGCTTACACCAAAGATTATGATCACCTAAGTGCCAACCATGGTCACCCCAGAGACAGATAATTGTGTTGTCACGAATCTCGAGTTCTTCGAGTTTATCAATCAACTGACCAATCTGAGCATCTATAAAGGATACACAAGCATAATAACCATGAGTTATCTCGCGTTTATAGGCATCAGAAAACGGTAGTTTTTCTTTCATTGAGTAGGAATGAAGCTCCCCCATATTACCGTAAGAAAAGCTTGGACTCCCTTTAGCTTTTCCTGCAAAAGGCAAGTTGATTTTTTCACGCTCATAGAGATCCCAATATTTTTTAGGTGCTACGAAGGGCAAGTGTGGTTTTTGATAACCCACGGAAAGAAAAAAGGGTTTATCATCTTTAGATAAATCCTCAAGCATTTTCATGGCAACAAGTGTTTTTTGACCATCGCTATAGGCAACATCAGGATAATCTTCTGACTCGGTGAGTGGACGTAAGCCCTGTGCGGCTAATTGCTTTTTTAAAAGATCTTTATTTTTCGAATATTTTTTTTCTAAGCGGGCGATTTCGCGAATCCTATCAGCATTGCGATAACCTCCTTTCTGATGACCATATTTTTCATCTGGTGCGATATATTCTCGGTAGGCTAGACTCCACGATAAGGCATCACGTTTTTTATCCACACAGCGGCTATCATAGGTTTTGCCGATACCGGTCGTTTGATACCCTTGTTGCTTAAAGTACTGAGGGAGGGTAAGAATATCTGGATTAGCCTCCCGCATTTTAGGCGTAAAAGAGAAGACACGTACACTATCAATATACATACCTGACATAACACTGGCTCGAGATGAACCACATATAGCATATTGGCAATGAGCGTTATTAAAGATCATGCCCTGATCCGCAAGACGATCCATATTAGGAGTGATGATCTGCTTTTCACCATAGGCTCCAATAAGTGGCTTAAAATCATCAATAGGGATAAAGAGCACATTATACTTTTTGCCATTAGAAGCACTACACACTCCGGATATCACAAAAAGACTCAATAAACAAAAGTTAGTGAAGAAAGGCTTACTCTTTCTAATCTCCAGTTCTTTTCCTTTAAGAGTGATTGTTTTCTTCATTTGCCTTTCCTTAAGTTATTTATTCGTATAATAAAGTACTACAGAAGACCACCCTTAATTGTGACTCATCATATAGGATATTGCTCTAGTTTAAATCAACTGTAAAAATAGGGTGACTAACAAATTCCATTCATAAAATGTGATTGTCGTTAACTTAGGGGATTATCGTTTTCTTATTAATTTATATTTTTTTGATGCCAGTCACATCACCATATATGGTATTGTATTAGGTATAATTGGATGATCTCAAGAATCTATTATTTATGGTGTTGTTATATGAAAAAGTTTACTGAAAAATCAAAATTTACTCTTACAGAACTTTTGGTGGTAATCGCCATTATAGGCATTTTAGCTTCTTTACTCCTACCCGTTTTAAGCAAGGCTCGCAAGCAAGCTCATGCAATGACTTGCTTGAATAATATTAAGACTGTGGGCCTTGGCATGCAGATGTTCCGCGATGATGAAAAGGGAATCATTGCTCATAATTATGCTCGAGATCGCTGGAATATAATGGACTGGGCTCTTGGTGTACGTGACTATTTGGGGGGAACTGCAGCTGCAGACCTGAATGAATGGAATTTTAGACGTTCTGCGGCGGCTTCATTTTATGGTTGTCCCACAACACTTGAATTGGATGGTAATAATAACGGGACTAATGAGAGTGTATATTCTATCCATTACGGGATTCCAGTAAGGCCGGGGCAAATATCCTCGTTTGTAGGTTATGAAATTAATGTGATTGAGAAGCCTTCGGAATCTATTCTTTTAGCGGATGGTTATAGGGAAGACTCACCAGTCTATCGAGGTCGCTCTGGCTTTAAACAGCAGCATGCTTATGAAGCGGTGACGGGCCTGGCCGATAACAAATTCAAGCATGTAGACACTAAAGCTTCTTACCTATTTTTTGATGGGCATACCGAGCTAATTAGATGGCGTACTGAAGGGGCGTTCCGTGAGCTCTATATGTATGATTTATACAACTTGCCAGATAT from Lentisphaera profundi harbors:
- a CDS encoding RNA polymerase sigma factor, whose translation is MDNWLTRETLLIQVRNRYDEKSWAEFDEYYRSFIKMIITRMGVTHHDAEDLTQQVLLSAWKALPDFDYDTNKGRFRGWLCQVTGNATKNFFDKRKREVKRHEKATSDRSLDYIKTYNQADIEQIATEEWEVYISNLAWKNIETELADKVREAFLLLTQGKDPADIALELDIERNTIYVYKKRVTKLLYNEINRLDRELG
- a CDS encoding sulfatase, producing the protein MKKTITLKGKELEIRKSKPFFTNFCLLSLFVISGVCSASNGKKYNVLFIPIDDFKPLIGAYGEKQIITPNMDRLADQGMIFNNAHCQYAICGSSRASVMSGMYIDSVRVFSFTPKMREANPDILTLPQYFKQQGYQTTGIGKTYDSRCVDKKRDALSWSLAYREYIAPDEKYGHQKGGYRNADRIREIARLEKKYSKNKDLLKKQLAAQGLRPLTESEDYPDVAYSDGQKTLVAMKMLEDLSKDDKPFFLSVGYQKPHLPFVAPKKYWDLYEREKINLPFAGKAKGSPSFSYGNMGELHSYSMKEKLPFSDAYKREITHGYYACVSFIDAQIGQLIDKLEELEIRDNTIICLWGDHGWHLGDHNLWCKHSNFEQAVRSPLIISAPGMKAIGKSSQSPVGLVDIFPTLCDLTGLVIPKHLQGESLKPILDNAEAMVKEVEMAQYPRTINGKDAMGYTVRSKRYRYTAWKQMDYRKGELEGPIVAEELYDYEKDPSEKSSFIKNPEYQEIKLKLRQQLEKMITKGQKK
- a CDS encoding type II secretion system protein; this encodes MKKFTEKSKFTLTELLVVIAIIGILASLLLPVLSKARKQAHAMTCLNNIKTVGLGMQMFRDDEKGIIAHNYARDRWNIMDWALGVRDYLGGTAAADLNEWNFRRSAAASFYGCPTTLELDGNNNGTNESVYSIHYGIPVRPGQISSFVGYEINVIEKPSESILLADGYREDSPVYRGRSGFKQQHAYEAVTGLADNKFKHVDTKASYLFFDGHTELIRWRTEGAFRELYMYDLYNLPDIGLNAGSVTYTP
- a CDS encoding serine/threonine-protein kinase; protein product: MEKKNSDLPLNEINLNMAQYFREAKQHIDDGQDEEGQLVQQKFDELIAANRFDDTQFHASGGLKKITVVKDRFTGRKVAHATLKAEKPSSRQILDFLKEASLTARLQHQNIVPVYKVGMDEDKPYFSMKLIEGSSLQDLLENGSLESNENFNRVKLLDIFVKVCDSISSAHAQGILHMDLKPDNIVLGDYGEVIVCDWGLALEKDEENEWINHTSETLQGTPGYIAPERLTGQLKLDERVDVYSLGILLYNILTGKSPFQGESADQVLKNSLKGNFILPSLIVKDLPSSLEAIILKAMADDPKDRYANVTELLNDVRACLGGFSPKAEHASFFKQFCLLMKRNRRIAITIASAITLISSLTLIFIVQLADREQRALAARDKAETEKQLRLNLRKKAAVHFYKNAYRAEKLHHFNEAFYYCELVVDFVPENKAAHYLLGKLYLGQGKYTEALRAFDRASGEDLKGYMELASKLNEPTSSQELLSLLKYCSTRPGGRRVVASFCVNQPQLIRAVGVYKLIESVESSVLPENWLYDELNKKLKINAESFNFLSPVSALPLVSLDISGTGVSYLHPISHMNLEELNVSRTKVADLNPLISMKITKLDISYTNIIDLQVLKNLPLKELNIVGLRTNFDIHLLDLMSLQRLTLDTNGVSPYIQKQLLERGVDLVFK